A window from Anomalospiza imberbis isolate Cuckoo-Finch-1a 21T00152 unplaced genomic scaffold, ASM3175350v1 scaffold_141, whole genome shotgun sequence encodes these proteins:
- the LOC137466110 gene encoding LOW QUALITY PROTEIN: alanine aminotransferase 1-like (The sequence of the model RefSeq protein was modified relative to this genomic sequence to represent the inferred CDS: inserted 2 bases in 2 codons), producing MRALRALRPRRLLAMAAAAAAAAAAGGARRGPVLSPESMNPAIRRVEYAVRGPIVVRALELEQELRKGVPKPFTEVIRANIGDAHAMGQQPITFIRQVTALCLCPELMKDASLPSDARXRAQRLLAACGGHSVGAYSASPGVQMVXESVARYIERRDGVPARADDIFLSTGASDAIVSMLKLLVWGSGASRTGVLIPVPQYPLYSAALAELDAVQLGYFLAEERCWALDVAELRRALAEGRRRCCPRVLCIINPGNPTGQVQSRGCIEDVIKFAYEEKLFLMADEVYQDNVYAEGSAFHSFKKVLMEMGPPYSDSVELASFHSISKGFMGECGLRGGYVEVVNLHPEVKAQLAKLVSVRLCPPVPGQMVLDIVMDPPKPGEPSYERFQAEKEAVLSALAEKARLTQEMFNRTPGIRCNPVQGAMYAFPRIDLPPRALAAAQEKKQAPDMFFCMRLLEETGICVVPGSGFGQKEGTYHFRMTILPPTEKLKILLEKLGAFYTKFVKEFS from the exons ATGCGGGCGCTGAGGGCGCTGCGGCCCCGCAGGCTCCTGGCGatggcggccgcggcggcggcggcggcggcggccgggggggcccggcggggcccggTGCTGAGCCCCGAGTCCATGAACCCCGCGATCCGCCGCGTGGAGTACGCGGTGCGCGGCCCCATCGTCGTCCGCgccctggagctggagcaggagctgcgCAAG ggtgtccccaagcccttcACCGAGGTCATCAGGGCCAACATCGGCGACGCGCACGCCATGGGCCAGCAGCCCATCACCTTCAT TCGGCAGGTGACAGCGCTGTGCCTGTGCCCGGAGCTGATGAAGGACGCGTCCCTGCCCAGCGACGCCA CGCGCGCCCAGCGACTGCTGGCGGCCTGCGGTGGCCACAGCGTAG GCGCCTACAGCGCCAGCCCCGGCGTGCAGATGG CGGAGAGCGTGGCGCGCTACATCGAACGTCGCGACGGTGTCCCCGCCAGGGCCGACGACATCTTCCTGTCCACCGGCGCCAGCGACGCCATCGTG AGCATGCTGAAGCTGCTGGTGTGGGGCTCGGGCGCGTCGCGCACGGGGGTGCTGATCCCGGTGCCGCAGTACCCGCTGTACTCGGCGGCGCTGGCCGAGCTGGACGCGGTGCAGCTCGGTTATTTCCTGGCCGAGGAGCGCTGCTGGGCGCTGGACGTGGCCGAGCTGCGCCGGGCGCTGGCCGAGGGCCGGCGGCGCTGCTGCCCCCGCGTGCTCTGCATCATCAACCCCGGCAACCCCACCG gccaggtgcAGAGCCGGGGATGCATCGAGGACGTCATCAAGTTCGCCTACGAGGAGAAGCTTTTCCTCATGGCCGACGAG gTGTACCAGGACAACGTCTACGCCGAGGGCTCGGCCTTCCACTCCTTCAAGAAGGTCCTGATGGAGATGGGGCCGCCCTACTCGGACTCGGTGGAGTTGGCCTCCTTCCACTCCATCTCCAAGGGATTCATGGGAGA GTGCGGGCTGCGTGGCGGCTACGTGGAGGTGGTGAACCTGCACCCCGAGGTGAAGGCGCAGCTGGCCAAGCTGGTGTCCGTCCGGCTGTGCCCGCCCGTGCCGGGACAGATGGTCCTGGACATCGTCATGGACCCGCCCAAGCCCGGAGAGCCGTCCTACGAGCGCTTCCAGGCG GAGAAGGAGGCGGTGCTGAGCGCGCTGGCGGAGAAGGCGCGGCTGACGCAGGAGATGTTCAACCGCACGCCGGGGATCCGCTGCAACCCCGTGCAGGGCGCCATGTACGCCTTCCCCCGCATCGACCTCCCGCCACGCGCCCTGGCCGCCGCCCAG GAGAAGAAGCAGGCCCCGGACATGTTCTTCTGCATGAGGCTCCTGGAGGAAACCGGGATCTGCGTTGTCCCGGGAAGCGGCTTCGGACAGAAGGAAGGCACCTACCACTTCCG GATGACCATCCTGCCGCCCACGGAGAAGCTGAAGatcctcctggagaagctcGGCGCCTTCTACACCAAGTTCGTCAAGGAATTCTCTTAA